One Microplitis mediator isolate UGA2020A chromosome 3, iyMicMedi2.1, whole genome shotgun sequence DNA segment encodes these proteins:
- the LOC130666039 gene encoding uncharacterized protein LOC130666039, with the protein MADNEKSMSRAVSENSNLHNKISPTKRAYCDLHHSYSSILSAKSYGSSVTIYCAVGNDRQTPASASQNVFPYPSQPMTRASSYPTLVSPVTTENQLSNQLRPHFSEAAEVLQQYIAKRSRKN; encoded by the coding sequence atggCTGATAATGAAAAATCAATGTCTCGAGCGGTATCAGAAAATTCGAATCTTCATAACAAGATCAGCCCAACCAAGAGGGCGTACTGTGATTTACATCACTCGTATTCCTCAATACTTTCCGCAAAAAGTTACGGATCATCCGTTACCATTTACTGTGCAGTCGGCAATGACCGACAAACCCCAGCTTCTGCAAGTCAAAACGTTTTTCCCTACCCAAGTCAGCCTATGACCCGAGCATCATCTTATCCGACATTAGTGTCACCAGTTACAACGGAGAACCAACTATCTAACCAGCTACGCCCGCATTTCAGCGAAGCAGCTGAAGTACTTCAACAGTACATCGCTAAGCGCTCCCGCAAAAACTAA
- the LOC130664936 gene encoding uncharacterized protein LOC130664936: MKCTETFKYHVVQFLELPYKGIDEYVCVPSTWIVLRRKIDQKVIVAYPVENPSDTAKRVKRRQKRSDDWKLYLSVVKYSTDVYEDAEIFINEKVNDVYYEYKSSNMKNKDRELTAPVEKKTRRPTRNSKLNHEIDKPVDLVVTSMNDDKSETKRPKRTALPTSDTEPALKRSKVVKLTESVSNGAEQPSQAFGCLSEHQPSPTREDFPMQNSCSSEISMEESDDRSSVEDIEHVENSDQERPSVIQNFPNLTNSLSNTKLLIDSTFLTELFTVIRNQHKMFANSLLVVDNLRRVIVNNAEALRDVKQLIADSRSSNSDNPTTSLSTNTTVEIEKISEKNQSKQQQQQEEYENHLDVNMNEVPKKRRSQKRKFVLPRDYDKNDSRWTLKHRRLVPGVVELMPHTNVYINFVALSNCKRLAKDCKSLARMLLVEIFTKSALSVCSLTGSRARAYDIVGATVRPGLDENARTVLLSYVEEYGRAKDWITVDTSSIQNSLRNKMQEFRFKYG; this comes from the exons ATGAAGTGCACTGAAACATTTAAGTATCATGTGGTACAATTTTTGGAATTACCTTACAAAGGTATTGATGAGTATGTATGCGTTCCGTCGACGTGGATAGTGTTACGAAGAAAAATAGATCAAAAAGTAATTGTAGCATATCCTGTTGAAAATCCATCGGATACAGCAAAGCGTGTTAAAAGGAGGCAAAAACGTTCAGACGATTGGAAATTATATCTGTCTGTTGTGAAATATAGCACTG ATGTGTACGAAGACGCGGAAATTTTCATCAACGAAAAGGTGAATGATGTGTATTATGAATACAAAAGTTCGAATATGAAGAATAAAG ATCGAGAATTAACAGCACCAGTGGAGAAAAAAACACGAAGACCCACACGAAACTCGAAGTTGAATCATGAGATTGACAAACCTGTAGATTTAGTTGTAACCTCGATGAATGATGACAAATCGGAAACAAAACGACCGAAGCGAACGGCACTGCCCACTTCAGACACAGAACCTGCGTTGAAACGGTCAAAAGTAGTTAAGCTAACTGAATCTGTTAGCAACGGCGCAGAACAGCCGAGTCAAGCATTCGGATGCTTGAGTGAACATCAACCTTCACCAACTCGAGAGGATTTTCCGATGCAAAATTCGTGTTCATCCGAAATATCTATGGAAGAATCTGACGACAGAAGTTCTGTTGAAGATATAGAGCACGTTGAAAACAGTGACCAGGAGCGACCATCTGTTATTCAGAACTTTCCGAATTTAACAAATTCATTGTCGAATACTAAACTACTAATTGACTCCACATTTTTGACGGAACTCTTCACAGTCATACGAAACCAACATAAAATGTTTGCTAACTCACTCTTAGTGGTAGATAACTTACGGAGAGTGATAGTAAATAATGCAGAAGCACTGAGAGATGTAAAACAGTTAATCGCTGATAGCCGTAGTTCAAACAGCGATAATCCGACCACATCTCTATCAACAAACACTACAGTGGAAATTGAGAAGATATCCGAAAAGAACCAAAGTaaacaacagcaacagcaagAAGAATACGAGAATCATCTTGATGTTAATATGAATGAAGTTCCTAAGAAAAGACGTTCTCAGAAGCGCAAATTCGTTTTACCTCGagattacgataaaaatgACTCAAGATGGACCTTAAAGCATCGTCGATTGGTTCCGGGAGTTGTCGAACTCATGCCCCATACCAACGTCTACATCAATTTTGTAGCGCTGAGTAATTGCAAAAGATTGGCAAAGGATTGCAAATCATTGGCTCGAATGTTGTTGGTCgaaattttcactaaaagTGCATTGTCCGTATGTTCATTAACCGGGTCAAGAGCTAGAGCTTACGATATCGTCGGCGCAACTGTCAGACCAGGATTAGATGAAAATGCAAGAACAGTATTGCTGTCATACGTTGAAGAGTACGGCCGTGCAAAAGATTGGATAACTGTAGATACTTCATCGATTCAAAACAGTCTACGTAATAAAATGCAGGAGTTCAGATTCAAATACGGATAG